From the Streptococcus sp. 29887 genome, one window contains:
- a CDS encoding tagatose-6-phosphate kinase, translating into MILTITLNPSVDISYQLDAFHLDTVNRVEKVQKTAGGKGLNVTRVLKQIGEDVVATGFIGGEIGSYVKKQLTRKDIKSSFVEIGNETRNCIAVLHDGKQTEILEQGPTIQEHEALNFIEHLEIILNNVDVVVISGSLPKGLASSYYVKIIELCKKRGVAVVLDCSGEALKNVLESQQKPTVIKPNTEELSQLIGKEVTDDIQELKSVLSGQLFQGIDWIVVSLGAQGAFAKHNDKFYRVRIPKIKVVNPVGSGDSTVAGIAAGLVHALPDAELLKNANVLGMLNAQEEQTGYVNLENAESLYSQIEVEEV; encoded by the coding sequence CGAGTAGAAAAAGTTCAAAAAACAGCTGGTGGTAAGGGACTCAATGTGACACGGGTTTTGAAACAAATCGGTGAAGATGTTGTGGCTACTGGTTTCATTGGTGGTGAGATTGGAAGTTATGTAAAGAAACAACTCACTCGAAAGGATATTAAAAGCTCATTTGTAGAAATCGGGAATGAAACACGTAATTGTATTGCAGTCCTTCATGATGGCAAACAGACGGAGATTTTAGAACAAGGGCCAACTATTCAAGAACATGAAGCCTTGAATTTTATCGAACATCTAGAAATTATCCTGAACAATGTAGATGTAGTTGTCATTTCAGGAAGTTTGCCTAAGGGACTTGCTAGTAGCTACTATGTTAAAATAATTGAACTTTGTAAAAAACGCGGTGTGGCTGTTGTTCTGGATTGTTCTGGTGAGGCGCTGAAAAACGTTTTAGAGAGCCAGCAGAAGCCGACAGTTATTAAGCCGAATACAGAAGAGTTATCACAACTGATTGGTAAAGAAGTTACTGATGATATTCAAGAGTTGAAATCAGTTTTGTCTGGTCAACTTTTCCAAGGAATTGATTGGATAGTCGTCTCATTAGGGGCACAGGGGGCTTTTGCCAAGCACAATGACAAGTTCTATCGTGTCAGAATTCCAAAAATCAAAGTCGTCAATCCAGTAGGGTCAGGAGATTCAACTGTTGCAGGTATTGCAGCAGGTTTGGTACATGCTTTACCTGATGCAGAATTATTAAAAAATGCTAATGTTTTAGGCATGTTAAATGCCCAGGAAGAACAGACGGGTTACGTCAATTTAGAAAATGCAGAATCGTTGTATTCTCAAATCGAAGTCGAAGAGGTATAA